In Armatimonadia bacterium, a genomic segment contains:
- a CDS encoding DUF1559 domain-containing protein — protein sequence MRGRGKGKGFTLIELLVVIAIIAILAAILFPVFSRARAKARQAACQSNMKQLGLAMIMYASDYDETLSPYCVSGNFDQQANDVTWDVAILPYMKNKEILYCSDSRFHSDGTLPQQGRKRSYAEPRYLGDPYNTTIGVVGVADPPNPTRTVMLCEKGAYLPGTLEDAGCEFAKQAGYSKENPAVPYPHNGGKNFLFLDGHVKWYGGSSGPFVTPNSDMVDAANCPNNGYASHDVGHMEFRQDWPAAD from the coding sequence ATGCGTGGACGAGGTAAAGGGAAGGGCTTCACGCTGATCGAACTGCTGGTTGTGATTGCCATTATCGCAATCCTGGCCGCAATCCTGTTTCCGGTGTTCAGCCGCGCGCGGGCGAAGGCACGACAGGCCGCCTGTCAGTCCAATATGAAGCAGCTCGGACTGGCGATGATCATGTACGCAAGTGACTACGACGAAACCCTGTCCCCCTACTGTGTCTCGGGGAACTTCGACCAACAGGCAAACGACGTCACCTGGGATGTTGCGATCCTGCCCTACATGAAGAACAAAGAAATCCTCTACTGCAGCGATAGCCGTTTCCACTCCGACGGGACCCTGCCGCAGCAGGGGCGCAAGCGCAGCTATGCCGAGCCCCGGTATCTCGGTGACCCGTACAACACCACGATCGGCGTGGTCGGTGTGGCCGATCCACCCAACCCAACGAGGACCGTCATGCTGTGCGAGAAGGGCGCGTACCTCCCTGGGACGCTCGAGGACGCCGGTTGCGAGTTCGCCAAGCAGGCGGGGTACAGCAAGGAGAACCCGGCGGTTCCGTACCCGCATAACGGTGGGAAGAACTTCCTGTTCCTCGATGGCCATGTGAAGTGGTACGGCGGGTCGTCAGGGCCCTTTGTCACACCGAACTCCGACATGGTCGATGCGGCGAACTGCCCCAACAATGGGTACGCAAGCCACGATGTCGGTCATATGGAGTTCCGGCAGGACTGGCCGGCGGCCGACTAG
- a CDS encoding ABC transporter ATP-binding protein: MGDNIVRALRGVDLDIRRGEYLSIMGPSGSGKSTLFNMVGGLDKPTSGTCFIEEVDMAQLDAFELAWLRCRKIGYIFQTFNLIPVMTALENVTLPMIFAGMNSDEMMERGRTLLELVGLGERLHHKPSECSGGQQQRIAVARALANSPAIILADEPTGNLDLQTGKEIIELLKELNVESGVTIISATHDLKMIDVSDRVVHIRDGGVERIDKREDIELAVGVMGGQQGH, translated from the coding sequence ATGGGCGACAACATCGTCCGTGCCCTCCGTGGGGTCGACCTGGACATTCGCCGCGGCGAGTACCTCTCCATCATGGGCCCGTCCGGTTCGGGCAAGTCGACCCTGTTCAACATGGTTGGCGGCCTCGATAAGCCCACCAGCGGGACTTGCTTCATCGAAGAGGTCGACATGGCCCAGCTCGACGCTTTTGAGCTGGCCTGGCTGCGCTGCCGCAAGATCGGCTACATCTTCCAGACCTTCAACCTCATCCCGGTCATGACCGCCCTCGAGAACGTGACCCTGCCCATGATCTTTGCCGGAATGAACTCCGACGAGATGATGGAACGCGGCCGCACGCTCCTCGAACTGGTCGGCCTCGGTGAGCGCCTGCACCACAAGCCCTCTGAGTGCTCCGGCGGACAGCAGCAGCGTATCGCTGTCGCCCGCGCCCTGGCGAACAGCCCGGCCATCATCCTGGCTGACGAGCCCACCGGCAACCTCGACCTCCAGACCGGTAAGGAGATCATCGAGCTGCTCAAGGAGCTCAACGTCGAAAGCGGCGTCACCATCATCTCTGCCACCCACGACCTCAAGATGATTGACGTATCCGACCGTGTCGTCCACATCCGTGACGGCGGTGTCGAGCGCATCGACAAGCGCGAGGACATCGAACTCGCAGTCGGTGTTATGGGCGGGCAGCAGGGGCACTAG
- a CDS encoding FtsX-like permease family protein — translation MKRATTGRFRGLLTFAAILVLTAGSAVAPAQRQSSEEEEIVLKSDTDYQKVSTLVDPAEMQATIQEMAGLGSRVTGYDGCDQAAKLVETRFRELGLQDVEVEEFPVVVPVVKPDAQGRAASLSVKGADSFGIIPLWPNMVRTPKTPTEGVNGRLVYGGTGNLRFFNGKDISESIVMVDFNCGADWFNAPLLGAKAVLFIEPDETIRGEAEQKFLSIPTNIPRYWVPKDVADYLMGLLRSEDRVDITLKCNMAWEQRTGKNIVAHIKGTDPRLSKQQVVVQAYYDSISVAPTVAPGGENACSIAALYQIIKAVQANPPKRSITFLATAGHFEALSGAKYFIRERIRGGRSERRVRQLFSLVNKGRREIEDAADRVWEEDKSTKIEKTEEEIVAERMRALGRIQKSIHFAQKNMGKMGKVIRKALKEDPNRGKLDEWQLNDAEKKERLRLIDEFQKAGPGMTKALEDAIGVVREARKVPETASLEDRKAQLEKVKASIDASTDALDFSQEDISLWFSVDLSSHNNAYGIFYKGYFYNYSENIQWKFSDIGKKAREYGDLIGQALGVDATTRFADGINAIQGKTWQTYMAGKLALDSEVATLAGIPGLGFATINDSRPLVDTPLDTPQKVDVDNLAAQTTFLSCMLCDLINISDPANKDLYDLQLDDNFVEVKGRLVEFNPEMTTFPDEPMTAAMGAIAVARTGTKTSMGVRSELFAVPSNLPPYAEIKENGQVTQFRVPDQTKDPKGYNAFRREHRRAFEEWKDKGGKIHMLGLPNSRARGGVTPVEGYMLDPEDGRVSMAPDKGVNGETAYPTALTMDQEIKPVTSVMFKCKAMTIFDMVDQRFFELLREINVYDAANDASPYEYGFCLPLPPQQFVSAYEPVAVVFAQSGTKVKVTMGASVLGLRMVLVNPTPLKPEGEGYLIDDNASMYATPYRVAADMWKLDEDRMSKLRKHGIENSRVDAAHEQAHDDLIAAEDLMQRRLYDKFFTAARSAWSFESRAYPDVRSTSDDVIKGILFYLALLLPFAFFAERLLIAAPDVRWQIIGFFGVFMFVFFLIALVHPAFAITFTPAIILLAFVILALTMVVIAIIVQKFEQQMKEVRYEQTGIRTADVGRLSASGAAFNLGIANMRRRKVRTLLTCLTLVLLTFTVLSCTSVVEGVRTNRIRLPKTATYNGIEIRDKTWNAIGEPTYRVMTNEFGDRFPVAPRAWYFSSKVGDQSFVNVSRGIDTYAATAMVGLTAQEADITKPQAHLMAGRWFRPDDSLVCIIPDGMAKKLNIANDQVGTATVSVFGTDLRIIGIVRSNRFKNRANDLDGENLTPVDYLLMQEQAAQQQSQQRSDRMSEDELREYIHLAPDSVLFVPYQFVINAGGNLRSVAIGIPQADEVRKALDNLMQRIELNLYAGMNGETYLCSAVSATSFKGASDLVIPILIAAAIVLNTMLGSVYERTKEIYIYSSLGLAPTHIAALFIAEACVYAILGAIAGYLVGQAMAKLLMTFGWLAGLNLNYSSLSAVGSTSIIMLTVLLSVIYPAKRASEIAMPGIERRWTLPEPQNDQIAMPLPFTVTGDQAVGVNMFLREYLAAHADYSLGHFSTADIELGTIQAELGEGYQLSLMVWLAPYDLGVSERLLLQTVPTEDEEVYQIQAVIVRESGDESSWIRVTRNFINMLRKQYLLWRTFPAGLKGEYGQRGAKLMAGELEEEEG, via the coding sequence TTGAAGCGCGCAACAACAGGACGATTCCGGGGTCTGCTTACCTTCGCGGCGATCCTGGTCCTGACCGCAGGGTCTGCGGTCGCCCCGGCCCAACGCCAAAGCAGTGAAGAAGAAGAAATCGTCCTGAAGTCGGACACCGACTACCAGAAGGTATCGACGCTGGTTGATCCAGCCGAGATGCAGGCCACCATCCAAGAGATGGCTGGCCTCGGATCCCGTGTCACGGGCTATGACGGCTGCGATCAGGCCGCCAAGCTCGTCGAGACCCGCTTCCGCGAGCTCGGTCTTCAGGACGTCGAAGTCGAGGAGTTCCCGGTCGTCGTCCCTGTCGTCAAGCCCGATGCCCAGGGACGTGCGGCCTCTCTCTCCGTCAAGGGCGCCGATAGCTTCGGGATCATCCCCCTGTGGCCCAACATGGTCCGCACCCCGAAGACCCCGACCGAAGGCGTTAACGGACGCCTGGTCTACGGCGGAACCGGCAACCTGCGCTTCTTCAATGGCAAGGATATCTCCGAGTCGATCGTCATGGTCGACTTCAACTGCGGCGCCGACTGGTTCAACGCTCCCCTGCTGGGCGCCAAGGCGGTTCTGTTCATCGAGCCCGATGAGACGATCCGTGGCGAAGCCGAGCAGAAGTTCCTCTCCATCCCGACGAACATCCCGCGCTACTGGGTACCGAAAGACGTCGCCGACTACCTCATGGGGCTCCTGCGCAGCGAGGACCGCGTCGACATCACCCTCAAGTGCAACATGGCTTGGGAGCAGCGCACGGGCAAGAACATCGTCGCACACATCAAGGGCACCGACCCGCGGCTCAGCAAGCAACAGGTCGTCGTCCAGGCCTACTATGACTCGATCTCCGTCGCTCCGACCGTCGCTCCTGGCGGCGAGAACGCCTGCAGCATCGCCGCCCTCTACCAGATCATAAAGGCCGTGCAGGCCAACCCACCCAAGCGCAGCATCACCTTCCTGGCCACTGCCGGGCACTTCGAGGCCCTGAGCGGCGCCAAGTACTTCATCCGCGAGCGAATCCGCGGTGGACGCAGCGAACGTCGCGTCCGCCAACTGTTCTCGCTGGTCAACAAGGGCCGGCGTGAGATCGAGGACGCCGCCGACCGCGTTTGGGAGGAAGACAAGTCCACAAAGATCGAGAAGACCGAGGAAGAGATCGTCGCCGAGCGCATGCGCGCTCTCGGACGCATCCAAAAGTCCATCCACTTCGCCCAGAAGAACATGGGCAAGATGGGCAAGGTCATCCGCAAAGCACTCAAGGAAGATCCGAACCGCGGCAAGCTCGACGAGTGGCAGCTCAACGACGCAGAGAAGAAGGAGCGCCTCCGACTCATCGACGAGTTCCAGAAGGCCGGACCCGGGATGACCAAGGCGCTCGAGGACGCTATCGGCGTGGTCCGCGAGGCTCGAAAGGTTCCCGAGACAGCCTCCCTTGAAGACAGGAAGGCGCAGCTCGAGAAGGTAAAGGCCTCCATCGACGCCTCTACCGACGCCCTCGACTTCTCCCAGGAGGACATCTCCCTCTGGTTCTCCGTTGACTTGTCGAGCCACAACAATGCCTACGGCATCTTCTACAAGGGCTACTTCTACAACTACAGCGAGAACATCCAGTGGAAGTTCTCCGACATCGGTAAGAAGGCTCGCGAGTACGGCGACCTGATCGGCCAGGCCCTCGGTGTCGACGCTACGACACGCTTCGCCGACGGCATCAACGCGATCCAGGGCAAGACCTGGCAGACCTACATGGCCGGCAAGCTTGCACTGGACAGCGAAGTCGCCACCCTCGCCGGCATCCCCGGTCTGGGCTTCGCGACGATCAACGACTCGCGGCCCCTCGTCGACACGCCACTGGACACCCCACAGAAGGTTGACGTCGACAACCTGGCAGCGCAGACCACCTTCCTGAGCTGCATGCTGTGTGACCTGATCAATATCTCCGACCCGGCCAACAAGGACCTCTACGACCTGCAGCTGGACGACAACTTCGTCGAGGTCAAGGGGCGCCTAGTTGAGTTCAACCCGGAGATGACCACCTTCCCGGACGAGCCGATGACCGCCGCCATGGGCGCCATCGCCGTCGCCCGCACTGGCACGAAAACCTCCATGGGTGTGCGCTCCGAGCTCTTTGCCGTGCCGAGCAACCTGCCTCCGTACGCTGAGATCAAGGAGAACGGCCAGGTCACCCAGTTCAGGGTCCCCGACCAGACCAAGGACCCGAAGGGCTACAATGCCTTCCGACGTGAGCACCGCCGCGCCTTCGAAGAGTGGAAGGACAAGGGCGGCAAGATCCACATGCTGGGCTTGCCGAACAGTCGTGCCAGGGGCGGTGTGACCCCGGTCGAGGGCTACATGCTCGACCCGGAGGACGGGCGCGTCTCGATGGCCCCGGACAAGGGGGTCAACGGTGAGACGGCATACCCGACCGCTCTCACCATGGACCAGGAGATCAAGCCTGTCACCAGCGTCATGTTCAAGTGCAAGGCCATGACCATCTTCGACATGGTCGACCAGCGCTTCTTCGAGCTTCTGCGCGAGATAAATGTCTACGACGCGGCCAATGACGCCTCCCCTTACGAGTACGGTTTCTGCCTGCCGCTTCCGCCGCAGCAGTTCGTGTCGGCCTATGAGCCGGTCGCCGTCGTCTTTGCGCAGAGCGGTACCAAGGTCAAGGTGACCATGGGCGCCAGCGTTCTGGGTCTGCGCATGGTCCTTGTGAACCCGACGCCTTTGAAGCCGGAGGGCGAAGGCTACCTGATCGACGATAACGCTTCCATGTATGCGACGCCGTACCGCGTCGCCGCCGACATGTGGAAGCTCGACGAAGACCGCATGTCGAAACTGCGCAAGCACGGCATCGAGAACAGCCGCGTCGACGCAGCCCACGAGCAGGCGCATGATGACCTGATCGCGGCCGAAGACCTGATGCAGCGACGGCTCTACGACAAGTTCTTCACCGCCGCCCGGTCGGCGTGGAGCTTCGAGTCGCGAGCCTATCCTGACGTCCGCAGTACCTCTGACGACGTCATCAAGGGCATTCTGTTCTACCTGGCACTTCTGCTGCCCTTCGCCTTCTTCGCCGAGCGCCTGCTGATCGCCGCACCGGATGTACGCTGGCAGATCATCGGCTTCTTCGGCGTGTTCATGTTCGTCTTCTTCCTGATTGCGCTGGTCCATCCGGCCTTCGCCATCACCTTCACACCGGCCATCATCCTGTTGGCCTTCGTCATCCTCGCGCTCACGATGGTCGTTATCGCGATCATCGTCCAGAAGTTCGAGCAGCAGATGAAGGAGGTCCGCTACGAGCAGACTGGTATCAGGACGGCAGACGTTGGCCGTCTGAGCGCTTCGGGTGCCGCCTTCAACCTCGGCATCGCCAACATGCGCCGCCGCAAGGTGCGTACGCTGCTGACCTGTCTGACCCTGGTCCTGCTAACCTTCACGGTCCTTTCGTGCACCTCCGTTGTTGAAGGCGTGCGCACGAATCGAATCCGGCTCCCGAAGACCGCGACCTACAACGGGATCGAGATCCGCGACAAGACTTGGAACGCCATTGGTGAGCCGACCTACCGCGTCATGACCAACGAGTTCGGCGACAGGTTCCCGGTCGCCCCGCGGGCCTGGTACTTCTCCAGCAAGGTCGGCGACCAGTCCTTCGTCAACGTTAGCCGCGGCATCGACACCTATGCTGCCACCGCCATGGTCGGCCTTACCGCCCAGGAGGCGGACATCACCAAGCCGCAGGCTCATCTGATGGCCGGCCGGTGGTTCCGGCCCGACGACAGCCTCGTGTGCATCATCCCCGATGGGATGGCGAAGAAGCTGAACATCGCCAACGATCAGGTTGGTACGGCGACGGTCTCGGTCTTCGGCACCGACCTGCGCATCATTGGCATCGTTCGGTCGAACCGGTTCAAGAACCGCGCCAACGACCTCGACGGCGAGAACCTGACGCCCGTTGACTATCTACTCATGCAGGAACAGGCCGCCCAGCAGCAGTCACAGCAGCGGTCCGACCGCATGAGTGAGGACGAGCTGCGTGAGTACATCCACCTTGCGCCGGATAGCGTCCTGTTTGTGCCCTACCAGTTCGTTATCAACGCCGGCGGCAATCTCCGCTCGGTGGCCATCGGGATCCCGCAGGCGGATGAGGTGCGGAAGGCCCTCGACAACCTCATGCAGCGCATTGAGCTGAACCTGTACGCCGGCATGAATGGCGAGACCTACCTGTGCAGCGCCGTGAGCGCGACGAGCTTCAAGGGAGCCTCCGACCTGGTAATCCCGATCCTCATCGCAGCGGCCATCGTTCTGAACACGATGCTGGGATCGGTGTACGAGCGCACCAAGGAGATCTACATCTACAGCTCCCTTGGCCTTGCGCCGACCCATATCGCGGCCCTGTTCATCGCTGAGGCCTGCGTGTACGCCATCCTCGGCGCCATCGCCGGTTACCTCGTGGGACAGGCCATGGCCAAGCTGCTAATGACCTTCGGGTGGCTGGCCGGTCTGAACCTGAACTACTCGTCCCTGTCGGCAGTTGGATCGACCTCGATCATCATGCTTACGGTGCTGCTGTCGGTCATCTACCCGGCCAAACGTGCCTCCGAGATCGCCATGCCGGGTATCGAGCGCCGCTGGACGTTGCCGGAGCCTCAAAACGACCAGATCGCCATGCCCCTTCCCTTCACGGTGACCGGGGACCAGGCAGTGGGTGTGAACATGTTCCTGCGCGAGTACCTGGCGGCCCATGCCGACTACTCGCTAGGGCACTTCTCCACGGCCGACATCGAGCTCGGGACCATACAGGCCGAGCTGGGCGAGGGGTACCAGTTGTCGCTCATGGTCTGGCTGGCTCCCTACGACCTGGGTGTCTCGGAACGCTTGCTCCTCCAGACCGTTCCGACGGAGGACGAGGAAGTCTACCAGATCCAGGCCGTTATTGTGCGCGAGAGCGGTGACGAGTCCTCCTGGATCCGCGTCACCCGCAACTTCATCAACATGCTCCGCAAGCAGTACCTGCTATGGCGCACCTTCCCGGCCGGCCTCAAGGGCGAGTACGGCCAGCGCGGTGCCAAGCTCATGGCGGGCGAGCTCGAAGAGGAAGAAGGCTAG
- the glpK gene encoding glycerol kinase GlpK, whose product MSADCLLAIDQGTTSSRAVIVGPSGTIIADHRCEFPQHYPRPGWVEHDLEDLWDSVVSSVTGAIAKLPGGWNRIAALGVTNQRETIGVWERRSSRPVSRAIVWQCRRTAEMCDILRRDHAEALHRLTGLTVDPYFSGPKLRWLLDNTPGLRGRIGELAAGTIDTWVVWKLTGGAQHLTDPTNACRTMLYDLDQRAWSPELLDLMDLPREILPQVVASGGRFGETAPCEGIPGGIPICAVMGDQQSALFGQGGVEAGQAKNTYGTGCFLLANTGRSRVDSRAGLLSTLACDATGSPCYALEGSVFVAGAAVQWLRDELGVISSSAEVETLAASVPDTAGVSFVPAFVGLGAPYWDAGARGALLGLTRGAGRAHLARAALEAIAHQSVDVLEAMATDGAEVVQLRVDGGASRNNLLMQIQADLAGLTVLRPQEVEMTALGAAYLAGISAGLWTDPWSASEGLDRFEPRLTEAERVERRSRWRDAVARVRSNQR is encoded by the coding sequence ATGAGCGCAGACTGCCTTCTTGCCATCGATCAGGGCACTACCTCCAGCCGGGCGGTGATCGTCGGGCCTTCGGGCACCATCATCGCCGACCACCGCTGTGAGTTCCCGCAGCACTACCCCCGACCGGGCTGGGTGGAGCACGATCTGGAGGACCTCTGGGACAGCGTGGTTTCCTCCGTTACGGGCGCGATCGCCAAGCTCCCCGGAGGCTGGAACCGCATCGCCGCCCTGGGTGTCACCAATCAGCGCGAGACCATCGGAGTCTGGGAGCGACGAAGCAGCCGCCCCGTCTCAAGGGCCATCGTCTGGCAGTGTCGCCGCACGGCTGAGATGTGCGATATACTTCGCCGTGACCATGCCGAGGCCCTGCACCGCCTCACCGGTCTGACGGTCGATCCCTACTTCTCGGGTCCCAAGCTGCGCTGGCTGCTGGACAATACCCCCGGGCTGCGCGGGAGAATCGGCGAACTCGCCGCCGGCACCATCGACACCTGGGTCGTGTGGAAGCTTACCGGCGGGGCACAGCACCTCACCGACCCGACCAACGCGTGCCGGACGATGCTGTACGACCTCGATCAGCGCGCCTGGTCGCCGGAGCTGCTGGACCTGATGGACCTTCCCCGGGAGATTCTGCCGCAGGTGGTGGCCTCCGGTGGGCGCTTTGGCGAAACCGCCCCGTGCGAGGGGATTCCGGGCGGGATCCCGATCTGTGCGGTGATGGGCGACCAGCAGTCAGCCCTGTTCGGTCAGGGGGGCGTGGAGGCCGGGCAAGCCAAGAACACCTACGGGACGGGATGTTTCCTGCTTGCCAACACAGGGCGAAGTCGCGTAGACTCCCGGGCTGGTCTTCTCTCTACCCTCGCCTGCGATGCCACAGGGAGCCCGTGCTACGCTCTGGAGGGTAGTGTTTTCGTCGCAGGGGCGGCCGTGCAATGGCTCCGCGACGAGTTGGGCGTGATATCCTCGTCCGCCGAAGTGGAGACGCTGGCGGCGTCGGTCCCCGATACAGCGGGCGTGTCCTTCGTTCCGGCCTTTGTTGGTCTAGGTGCCCCGTACTGGGATGCCGGTGCTCGTGGCGCGCTTCTGGGCCTCACTCGCGGAGCTGGACGGGCTCACCTTGCCCGCGCCGCCCTGGAGGCCATTGCGCACCAGAGCGTTGACGTGCTGGAGGCCATGGCGACAGACGGCGCCGAGGTGGTCCAGTTGAGGGTCGACGGCGGGGCAAGTCGCAACAACCTGCTTATGCAGATCCAGGCCGATCTCGCCGGCCTGACGGTCCTGCGCCCCCAGGAGGTTGAGATGACCGCTCTGGGAGCCGCCTACCTGGCAGGGATCAGTGCCGGGCTCTGGACAGACCCCTGGAGCGCCTCGGAGGGCCTGGATCGCTTCGAGCCGCGGCTGACTGAAGCCGAACGTGTCGAGCGCCGGTCTCGCTGGCGTGATGCCGTTGCGCGGGTCCGGAGCAACCAGAGGTGA
- a CDS encoding FtsX-like permease family protein produces MMDVKKLAELARTDEGPVKIQRQMSLPWKDAFRISIKNVTLRLGRAAITASGVVLGIAFLMSIWTSRVCTDGIERYEAQSARAVNLESGPGGEAAKAEKVQRTARQNWLVVMSLLVCMVGITNSMLMSVTERFREIGTMKCLGALDAFIVRLFLIETALMGFLGSLVGGLLGLLVMLIVFTIKDHSVAAKMDWGQLAIYLAVSLSIGIVVSLCAAVIPAMGAAKMPAAAALQSEV; encoded by the coding sequence ATGATGGACGTAAAGAAGCTTGCGGAGCTCGCTCGTACAGACGAAGGTCCGGTCAAGATCCAGCGGCAGATGAGCTTGCCCTGGAAGGATGCCTTCCGTATCAGCATCAAGAACGTGACCCTCCGCCTGGGTCGAGCGGCGATCACCGCCTCTGGTGTGGTGCTGGGTATTGCGTTCCTGATGTCGATCTGGACCTCTCGCGTGTGCACCGACGGCATCGAGAGGTACGAAGCCCAGAGCGCTCGCGCTGTCAACCTCGAGAGCGGCCCAGGTGGCGAGGCTGCCAAGGCCGAGAAAGTGCAGCGCACTGCGCGCCAGAACTGGCTCGTGGTCATGTCCCTGCTGGTGTGCATGGTAGGGATCACAAACTCCATGCTCATGTCGGTAACGGAGCGGTTCCGTGAGATCGGAACCATGAAGTGCCTCGGCGCGCTAGACGCTTTCATCGTTCGGTTATTCCTCATAGAAACGGCCCTGATGGGATTTCTTGGATCTCTAGTCGGGGGCCTCCTAGGCCTCCTGGTGATGCTGATCGTCTTCACCATCAAGGACCACTCCGTGGCGGCGAAGATGGACTGGGGTCAGCTGGCGATCTACCTGGCTGTGTCGCTGAGTATCGGCATTGTCGTCTCCCTGTGTGCCGCGGTAATCCCGGCCATGGGTGCAGCGAAGATGCCTGCAGCAGCGGCGCTGCAAAGCGAAGTCTAG
- a CDS encoding peptide transporter: MDQPTSFEEGFDMKAIIGALFVGFVMMPGSIYLGLVAGQSLGPAAEWTTIILFTEVARRSFVTLKRQEIYILFSIAGALTSMQGGVALAGGAFAGKIWDQYFIRSPAAKGMGISNEIPTWVVPNANSPAILNRTFFHRDWLIPGILLFLGTILGRLNSFGMGYLLFRLTSDYQRLPFPWAAVSAQGATALAEASSKEETWRWRTFSIGAMIGLVFGAFYVGIPTVTGCIMSKPLQLLPIPWVDLTRSTETLLPAVPTGFVTTLGSIGNGFVAPFWSVMGAFASAVLTLLFNPYMHKIGVLTTWKAGMGTIETSFANDIDFYFSFRIGVGFAVFAISIYNILVRIKANRDAKEQGEKEIGSWVPPAGRGDGMNWVWWCVGLFVASTAGYVYLCHLLVPRFPLWIVMFFGFIFTPINSLIDATMIGMVGQWVGIPMVREATFILSGYKGVDIWFAPIPISDFGGGAQNFRVIELTGTKITSTIKAEITVWPITLFCSLLFWQFIWRLAPIPSVYYPYAQKMWHLQALQRGLMLTSTVNRERSLFFRAWKPWLAAAGFGFGTVTYTILNVARLPVMFVFGIVRGLGTLPHFVVPEFVGALISQYYFVPRYGARRWKQYATVLMAGFSCGMGLIGMGTVALAMISKSVSQMPY, translated from the coding sequence ATGGACCAGCCCACGAGCTTCGAAGAAGGCTTCGATATGAAAGCCATCATCGGAGCGCTCTTCGTGGGATTCGTGATGATGCCGGGCTCGATCTACCTCGGGCTGGTTGCCGGTCAATCCCTCGGACCCGCCGCAGAGTGGACTACGATCATTCTGTTCACGGAAGTGGCTCGGCGCTCCTTCGTCACCCTCAAGCGCCAGGAGATCTACATCCTGTTCTCCATCGCCGGCGCACTGACCAGCATGCAGGGCGGCGTGGCACTCGCCGGAGGCGCCTTCGCCGGCAAGATCTGGGACCAGTACTTCATCAGATCCCCGGCAGCCAAGGGCATGGGCATCTCGAACGAGATCCCCACCTGGGTCGTCCCGAACGCGAACTCACCGGCAATCCTGAACCGAACCTTCTTCCACCGAGACTGGCTGATCCCGGGGATCCTGCTATTCCTGGGCACGATCCTTGGCCGTCTCAACAGTTTCGGTATGGGCTATCTGCTGTTCCGTCTGACCTCAGACTACCAGCGGCTGCCCTTCCCATGGGCCGCGGTTTCCGCCCAGGGCGCGACTGCACTGGCTGAGGCTTCGAGCAAGGAAGAGACCTGGCGCTGGCGGACCTTCTCCATCGGCGCGATGATTGGTCTCGTGTTCGGTGCCTTCTATGTCGGTATTCCCACGGTCACCGGCTGCATCATGAGCAAGCCGCTCCAGCTCCTGCCGATCCCGTGGGTCGACCTCACCCGCAGCACCGAGACACTGCTGCCGGCGGTGCCCACAGGCTTTGTGACTACGCTGGGCTCCATCGGTAACGGCTTCGTTGCTCCTTTCTGGTCGGTCATGGGGGCCTTCGCCTCCGCCGTGCTCACCCTCCTGTTTAACCCCTACATGCACAAGATCGGGGTGCTCACCACCTGGAAGGCGGGCATGGGGACGATCGAGACCAGTTTCGCGAATGACATCGACTTTTACTTCTCCTTCCGCATCGGCGTCGGCTTCGCGGTCTTCGCGATCAGCATCTACAACATCCTTGTGCGCATCAAGGCGAATAGGGATGCGAAGGAGCAGGGCGAGAAGGAGATCGGGAGTTGGGTGCCGCCGGCCGGTCGCGGCGACGGCATGAACTGGGTATGGTGGTGCGTCGGTCTGTTTGTGGCCTCAACGGCAGGCTACGTGTACCTGTGCCACTTGCTGGTCCCGCGGTTCCCACTGTGGATCGTCATGTTCTTCGGGTTCATCTTTACGCCGATCAACTCTCTGATTGACGCGACGATGATCGGTATGGTTGGTCAGTGGGTCGGTATCCCGATGGTGCGTGAGGCCACCTTCATTCTGAGCGGGTACAAGGGCGTAGACATCTGGTTCGCCCCGATCCCGATCAGCGACTTCGGCGGCGGCGCGCAGAACTTCCGTGTCATCGAACTCACAGGCACCAAGATCACGAGTACCATCAAGGCCGAGATCACGGTGTGGCCAATCACCCTGTTCTGCAGCCTCCTGTTCTGGCAGTTCATCTGGCGGCTGGCTCCGATCCCGTCCGTGTACTATCCGTACGCCCAGAAGATGTGGCACCTGCAGGCGCTGCAGAGGGGTCTCATGCTGACCTCCACCGTCAACCGCGAGCGGAGCCTCTTCTTCCGGGCCTGGAAGCCCTGGTTGGCCGCAGCGGGCTTCGGTTTCGGGACGGTGACCTACACCATCCTGAATGTGGCGCGACTGCCGGTCATGTTCGTGTTCGGTATCGTGAGAGGCTTGGGAACCTTGCCTCACTTCGTCGTTCCCGAGTTCGTCGGGGCACTGATAAGCCAGTACTACTTCGTGCCTCGCTACGGGGCACGGCGGTGGAAGCAGTACGCCACGGTTCTGATGGCCGGCTTCTCCTGCGGCATGGGCCTCATCGGAATGGGCACGGTTGCCCTGGCCATGATCAGCAAGTCAGTGTCGCAGATGCCGTACTAG